The following coding sequences are from one Haploplasma axanthum window:
- the nrdI gene encoding class Ib ribonucleoside-diphosphate reductase assembly flavoprotein NrdI: protein MIVVFDSLTGQSKRFASKLGYEIISVDDYYDEDEEIFLVTRTFNFGQIPVPTVEFLNDYHDRVIGTAVSGNRNWGTNYGKAGDKIRDLYKIPLVLKFEGSGFDRDVEIVKKWIEENKKGV, encoded by the coding sequence ATGATCGTTGTGTTTGATAGTTTAACTGGTCAATCCAAAAGATTCGCAAGTAAACTAGGATATGAAATTATAAGTGTCGATGATTATTATGATGAAGATGAAGAAATATTCTTAGTTACAAGAACATTTAATTTTGGACAAATACCAGTGCCAACAGTTGAATTTCTAAATGATTATCACGACAGAGTAATTGGAACTGCAGTATCTGGAAATAGAAACTGGGGAACAAATTATGGAAAAGCAGGCGATAAGATTAGAGACCTTTATAAAATACCTTTAGTTTTAAAGTTTGAAGGATCAGGATTCGATAGAGATGTCGAGATTGTAAAAAAATGGATAGAAGAAAATAAAAAGGGAGTATGA
- the nrdE gene encoding class 1b ribonucleoside-diphosphate reductase subunit alpha, with product MEKKNAIPEWVLLNNQIINENGEIADLQKDKEAVRSYFLNEVNKKTQFFHSLKEKLDYLVENDYYEKEFLEKYTFKQIQKIYDIAYAKKFRFPSYMGAFKFYNDYALKTRDNKAYLERYEDRLAVNALYHGNGDFETAKRIITALINQDFTPATPTLLNTGKKQRGEFVSCFLLEAGDSLNDIARISEFSMQLSKIGGGVAINLTNLRGKGEAIKGIPNVGKGVVGVAKLLDNAFRYADQMGQRTGAGAVYLNVFHTDIEDFLNTKKLNADDDIRAKTLSLGVVVPSLMMELAKENKDMYVFYPHTVFQEYGKDFADISIEIDKWYDKLVDNPNVRKRKINPRKLLDAIASLQGESGYPYLVFSDNVNKANPLDLPVKFSNLCTEILQPTITSHYADYDKQGEDQIGMDISCNLASGNMEQMIENNTIKETVFAAMDVMNSVSQNTNIGYVPAVAKANRLNRSVGFGMMGHHGFIAKNYILYGSDENIDLIDVFFNVVNYYSLVHSMEMAKKTKEKFYRFELSKYADGTYFDGRGQILPKTEKVKEIMKDIYIPTDSDWQQLKEDVMKYGLYNSHRLAVAPNGSTGYVMSATPSLTPIKQIIEERTYGNSKTYYPMPHTDTASFMYETAYTMDKKKIIDVIATAQKHVDQGISFEIGITSNETTRDLIKYYLYAHHKGIKTLYYTRTQKLKIEECEACVV from the coding sequence ATGGAAAAGAAAAATGCAATACCAGAATGGGTATTATTAAATAATCAAATAATCAATGAAAATGGAGAAATTGCTGACTTACAAAAAGATAAAGAAGCAGTTAGATCATATTTTTTGAATGAAGTGAATAAGAAAACACAATTCTTTCACTCATTAAAAGAAAAACTTGATTACTTAGTTGAAAATGATTATTATGAAAAAGAATTTTTAGAAAAATACACATTTAAACAAATACAAAAGATATATGATATTGCTTATGCTAAGAAATTTAGATTTCCATCATATATGGGAGCTTTTAAATTCTATAATGACTATGCACTTAAAACACGCGATAATAAAGCTTATTTAGAGCGTTATGAAGATCGTTTAGCAGTAAATGCGCTATACCATGGTAATGGTGATTTTGAAACTGCAAAACGAATTATAACTGCACTAATTAATCAAGACTTTACCCCTGCAACACCAACATTACTAAATACTGGAAAAAAACAACGAGGTGAGTTTGTATCTTGTTTCTTATTAGAAGCAGGAGACTCACTAAATGATATTGCAAGAATTAGTGAATTTTCAATGCAATTATCAAAAATTGGTGGTGGGGTTGCTATTAACTTAACAAACCTAAGAGGTAAAGGTGAAGCAATTAAAGGAATACCAAACGTTGGAAAAGGTGTAGTAGGGGTTGCTAAATTATTAGATAATGCCTTTAGATATGCTGATCAAATGGGACAAAGAACAGGTGCTGGAGCAGTTTATTTAAATGTTTTCCATACAGATATTGAAGATTTTTTAAATACTAAAAAACTTAATGCAGATGATGATATTAGAGCTAAAACATTATCACTTGGAGTTGTTGTTCCAAGTCTTATGATGGAACTTGCGAAAGAGAATAAAGATATGTATGTGTTTTATCCTCATACTGTCTTCCAAGAATATGGAAAAGATTTTGCTGATATCTCAATTGAAATTGACAAATGGTATGATAAATTAGTTGATAATCCAAATGTTAGAAAAAGAAAAATTAACCCAAGAAAACTATTGGATGCAATAGCAAGTCTTCAAGGAGAAAGTGGTTATCCATATTTAGTGTTTAGTGATAATGTTAATAAAGCAAATCCACTAGATTTACCTGTGAAATTCTCAAACCTTTGTACAGAAATTCTTCAACCAACAATTACTTCACATTATGCTGATTATGATAAACAAGGTGAAGATCAAATTGGAATGGATATTTCATGTAATTTAGCTTCTGGAAATATGGAACAAATGATTGAAAATAACACAATAAAAGAAACTGTGTTTGCAGCTATGGATGTTATGAATTCAGTATCACAAAATACAAATATTGGATATGTTCCAGCGGTTGCTAAAGCGAATAGATTAAATAGAAGTGTTGGTTTTGGAATGATGGGACATCATGGATTCATTGCTAAAAACTATATTTTATATGGAAGTGATGAAAATATTGATTTAATAGATGTTTTCTTTAATGTTGTTAATTATTATAGTTTAGTTCATTCAATGGAAATGGCTAAAAAAACAAAAGAAAAATTCTACCGTTTTGAATTAAGTAAATACGCAGATGGAACATACTTTGATGGTAGAGGACAAATTCTTCCTAAGACTGAAAAAGTAAAAGAAATAATGAAAGATATTTATATCCCAACTGATAGCGATTGGCAACAATTAAAAGAAGATGTTATGAAATATGGTTTATATAATTCTCATAGATTAGCGGTAGCTCCAAATGGTTCAACAGGATATGTAATGAGTGCTACACCATCATTAACACCGATTAAACAAATTATTGAAGAACGTACTTACGGGAATTCAAAAACTTACTATCCAATGCCACACACTGATACAGCATCATTTATGTATGAAACAGCATATACAATGGATAAAAAGAAAATAATTGATGTAATAGCAACAGCTCAAAAACACGTAGATCAAGGTATTTCATTTGAAATAGGAATAACTTCAAATGAAACAACAAGAGATTTAATTAAATACTATTTATATG